TGGTGCTGACGGTCAGTTTCAACAGGGAAGTATTTTCCAGTTCCACTTTTACGTCATACACTTCTGTGATGGTTTGCAGTACTTCCTCCAGCGGGGTATCATGAAAAGCAAGCGATTTTTTCTTTATATCAATGACATGTGTGGCGATGCGGAAAGCCGGACGGAGGCTGTCATTCCGCAGCAGCATGCCTTGTGTAAGCACTACGCTGTCTGCGTTGTCATGATCAATCACCATTACTTTACCGCTGGCTACATGTACAGAAACTGCTTGTTGACCGGGCACATAATGTATGGTAAAGCGGGTACCCAGTACCTTTACCTCTGTATGTCCCAGCATTACCACAAACGGCTGTCCTGCATTACCGGCCACATCGAAGGTGGCCACGCCCTGCAGGCTGACGGTCCGGTTGCTGTTGTTATAATCTTTCGCCAGTTCCAGCCTGGAATCCTCCATCAGCTGAACGCTGCTGCCATCGGGCAGCTGGGCGGTGGCAGGCCCTGCGTACACAGCGGCCGGCTTTTTGGTGGTCAGAAACCACCATCCGGCGCCCAGGGCTATTAATAATACCGCCGCCACTTTCAGCAGGGTATAAATATAACCGGATTTACGCACCGGCTTAACCGGCTCCTTCGCGGACGGCGCCGCTGCCGGCGTCACATTCATTTTCGCATACAACTGCTGCCAGGAGCGGTCTGTCTCCACCGGCACCGCTACCGCCTGATCGGCGGCCGTCTGCAACACTTTGCCCAGCGACGCCAATAGCCTGGCGTTACCGGTATCTTCCTGCAACCAGGCCTCTACCCAGGCACGCTCCTCCGTATCCGCTTCATTCAGCAGATACTTGCAGAGCAAGGTATACAGTGCCTCGTCAAAATAGGTTGATGTCATGCGCAGTTGTACGTTTTTTTATCATGTCCCGCTATCGCGGATGTCCATAAAAGTAGACGCATGGAAAATTATGTTTCCCCTATGCGTCCCCCTATAATTTTTAAAATAAAAATCCAGTTAACAAAGGCAGGTATTCCTTCAGCTCCTGGTGCAGGATACGAAGGGCCTTACCCATATGGTTCTCGACTGTCTTTACTGAAATATCAAGCGTCGCCGCAATTTCGGCATATTTCATCTGTTGCTGGCGGCTCAGAACAAATACTTCCCTGCACCTGTCCGGCAGCCTGTCCAACGCCTGCTGGTACAGCCGCTCCAGCTCACGGGCCTGGTCAGTGGCCTCGGTGGCGGAGTCCCGTATCGTGCTGTAATGCGTTTCCCGGTCCACCCTCACAGTTTCCTTGCGCCACTGGCTGATCGCCGTATTCCGGATGGCGGAAAACAAGTACGCTTTCACCGGTCCGGTAATAGTGATACTATCCCGCTTTTCCCAGAGCCTTAAAAACACTTGCTGTACGACTTCCTCCGCCGCATGGGAATCTCCCATGTAGTGTGTGGCAAAGGCGACGCATTGCGCATGATTTTCCCGGAACAATGATTCGAATGACTGGAGTTCCAACATGATGAGGCACAAATATAAACAGGATTTAAATGATTTCTGTCGACTAATCCGACGAGTGAAAGATTTATTATGCCAATTTTTTGTTATATTTTTTAAAACGATCTTTTAAAGATAAATACCATACATGCACCTGGCAAATCAGTAGAAATCATGTAAATCCTAATTATCTTTGATCCCGCAATGTATCAGCTAATCAAAAAAATCCTCTTCCGCGCTCAGCCGGAAAAGATCCACCACACTGTGATGCGTGGAATGAAAATAATTTATGCGCTCCCTTTTGGCAAAAATGTACTGCGCGCCTTTTGTGACGTTAAAACAAAAGGGCTGGAAAGGGAACTGTTTGGCCTTCACTTTTCCAATCCGGTAGGACTGGCCGCCGGATTTGACAAAGACGCCAAATATATCGATGAACTGGCCTGCCTCGGGTTCGGCTTTGTAGAAATCGGTACGGTGACCCCGCTGGCACAACCAGGCAACGACCAGCCACGACTGTTCCGTCTTCCGGCAGACCAGGCCCTGATCAACCGTATGGGCTTTAATAACGAAGGCGCCGCAGCTGCTGCAAAAAGACTGCGCCACAAAAAATCAAATATTATTGTCGGTGGCAACATCGGTAAAAATAAAAACACCCCTAACGAAGAAGCGGTAA
The Chitinophaga varians genome window above contains:
- a CDS encoding FecR domain-containing protein, producing MTSTYFDEALYTLLCKYLLNEADTEERAWVEAWLQEDTGNARLLASLGKVLQTAADQAVAVPVETDRSWQQLYAKMNVTPAAAPSAKEPVKPVRKSGYIYTLLKVAAVLLIALGAGWWFLTTKKPAAVYAGPATAQLPDGSSVQLMEDSRLELAKDYNNSNRTVSLQGVATFDVAGNAGQPFVVMLGHTEVKVLGTRFTIHYVPGQQAVSVHVASGKVMVIDHDNADSVVLTQGMLLRNDSLRPAFRIATHVIDIKKKSLAFHDTPLEEVLQTITEVYDVKVELENTSLLKLTVSTNFNGESIEDVMNALAMTLNASWEKTGDRHYKLK
- a CDS encoding RNA polymerase sigma-70 factor gives rise to the protein MLELQSFESLFRENHAQCVAFATHYMGDSHAAEEVVQQVFLRLWEKRDSITITGPVKAYLFSAIRNTAISQWRKETVRVDRETHYSTIRDSATEATDQARELERLYQQALDRLPDRCREVFVLSRQQQMKYAEIAATLDISVKTVENHMGKALRILHQELKEYLPLLTGFLF